A segment of the Candidatus Methanomethylicota archaeon genome:
CAATGCCTTTTATTGCAATTATTTTTCCTTCTTTCAAAAATTCAGCAGCTAGTTTAAGAGGGTTCCCATCTATAACTTCGCCAGAATTATTTATAAGATAAACTTTTGGACCACATATTGGACATGTAATTCCTTGAGCATCATATCTTCGATCAAAAGGATTTTCAAATTCAGATTTACACATTTGACAAAAAGGGAAATCAATCATTGAAGTATTCTCTCTATCATATGGTAAGCGATATAGAATTGTAAATCTAGGACCACAATGTGCACAACATGTGAAAGGATAAAGATGCCAACGAGTGTGATTATAAATATCTGTGATGCAAAAATCACATATACCAAGATCTACTGGAATCACAGAAGTTAAACTCAATTTTTTTACATCGCTTTTTGCTATTATGAATTCCTTAAAATTGTTTTTAGCATCTTCCCAAATTATTTCAATATTATCAATTTTTGCAATATCTGGTTTATTTATTTTTAAATCATTTATAAAATTTTCTATATTAGATATTTCACCTTCTAAAATTACTTCTACACTAGCATCTCCTAGATTAGAAACTTGTCCTTTTAATCCATATTTATTTGCTATTCTATATATAAATGGTCGAAAACCCACTCCTTGAACTAATCCATGAATATATATCCTAGCACGCTTAATCATTCAGACACCTTATATAACACTTTTACTCAGATCAATTAGGTAATACGATGGTTGCATATTTACCTTCTCCTCAAGAATTAAAAAGTTTAAGAAAAAAAGCAAAACTTACACAAAAAGAATTAGCAAAAAGAGCAGGAATTAGTCAATCATTAGTAGCTAGAATAGAAAGAGGGACTGTAGATCCAAGATTATCTACTTTAAGAAAAATAGTAAAAGTATTAAATGAAGCATTAGGGAGTAAAGGAATTACTGCTAAATCAATAATGAATAGCCCAGTGATATATGTAGAAGCTGAAGAAACTGTAGAAAGAGCAATAGAATTAATGTGGAAACATGGTATTTCTCAACTTCCAATTTTTCAAAAAGGAAAACTTATTGGAAGTATTAGAGAAGACACAATATTAAGTAAAATAAAAGATGAAAATATTTCAGAATTATTAAAAAAGAAAGTTCATTATTTAAAAGAAAAGCCATTTCCTGTTGTAAATGAAAATGCTAGTTTAGAAGAAGTTGCTAGACTTTTAATGTTAGGCAGTCCAGCTGTTCTTGTAAGTGATAATGAAAAAATTATAGGAATTATTACTAAAATAGATTTAATTGTTAAACAATCATTATCATAATTTTATGTGATTTTATCACATAATTAATAATATATTCCAGTCACAACCAAAAACCTTAAAATATCATAAGTAAAAATTATTATTTGAAAAAGAATGCCAAGTATTGATGAAAAAGAAGCATTGGAAGAAATTAAAATTGGATTAATAACAATTAGACGTGATATAATTGATAGACTAAGGCGTATTGAAGAATATATAAGTTTTATTGATTCAGATATAGGTAGATTAAGACTTGAAATTCAAAGAATAAATGAAAGACTTAATGAAATTTATAGTGAAGATTTTGAAAAATATAAAATACAAAAAATAGAGTCTATTGAAAAGAAAATAGAAAAGAAGTCAGAGGAGAAGAAAGAAGTAAAAACCATGACAAAAAGAACGACGCTTAATCCAACAGAAATTGCAATAATAAAATACTTAATTGAAAATCCTGGTACAAAAAGTGCTACACCAATTGCACAAAGTATAGGAAAAGCTAGAGAACATGTTGCTAGAACTCTTAAAAAATTAGCAGATGAGAAAATAATAATACGTGATGAAAATACATGGCCATATACATATATTGTTCCTGAAGAAACAAAAAAACTTGTGATGTGACTAGTCACTTTTATTATAAATTTCTTTGAAATAACCTTCAATACTCTTTGTAGAACTCTTGGAAATTAATCTATATTTCCAACCATTTCTATTTCCAATTCTTTCAATATAACCTTCATCATATAATCTTGATAAGTAAGTAGATATTGTACTTGGTTTTATATTTTCATTAAATCTTTTATGATAAATTAGTG
Coding sequences within it:
- a CDS encoding CBS domain-containing protein, which encodes MVAYLPSPQELKSLRKKAKLTQKELAKRAGISQSLVARIERGTVDPRLSTLRKIVKVLNEALGSKGITAKSIMNSPVIYVEAEETVERAIELMWKHGISQLPIFQKGKLIGSIREDTILSKIKDENISELLKKKVHYLKEKPFPVVNENASLEEVARLLMLGSPAVLVSDNEKIIGIITKIDLIVKQSLS
- a CDS encoding helix-turn-helix domain-containing protein, yielding MPSIDEKEALEEIKIGLITIRRDIIDRLRRIEEYISFIDSDIGRLRLEIQRINERLNEIYSEDFEKYKIQKIESIEKKIEKKSEEKKEVKTMTKRTTLNPTEIAIIKYLIENPGTKSATPIAQSIGKAREHVARTLKKLADEKIIIRDENTWPYTYIVPEETKKLVM